GTGAATTACCAAAGGTAAACTCTAGTATTTTCCCTGAAGCATCCCGATCTTTAAAGGTTTTTAGGGTACTTATCCCATCAGTAATTTCTGACAAGAAACCTTGGTTGTTGTAATGATAGCGAGCCTCAGCACCAGAAGGATAAACGAGTTTATCCAGGCGACCTGAATTATCATAACCATAAGTATGCTGATAATTGCGCTGCAAATCACCAGCTTGTAACGAGGTTTTTAAATCCTGCAATTGACCCGCAGAATTATAGATATAGTCTTCAGAAAATAGAGTCAATCCATTCTGACTATAACTTCGATTTGCAATGCTACCTATTGCATTTGCTGCATCATAAGTCCAACTGGCTACGCCTAAAGCATCGACCTGCTCACGCATACGCCCAAGCTTGTCATAGAGATAACTTAAGCTATCGCCCTTGTTATTTATCTGCTCTCTTATCTGGCCTAACCCATTGTAGTGAGTGACCACAGTACCGAAAGCAGGATCAATGGTTTTTGTACTGTTGCCAGCATTGTCATAAAAGAAACTGGCTTTAGTTGATAAGTCATTGTTAACAAGCACTGATTTCAATAGACCACTGCCATAGTAGTCATATTCTGTAGTCACTTGTTTATTAGTTCCCACAGCTTCAACTACTTTCACCTGGCTACCAGAAATATTGTAATAGTGATGCCTAGCCTGAGTTTCAACCAAGTTGCCATTACTATCCAAGATATCTTCTTCTGCTTCGACCCTGATTAATTTCTGAGCCGTATCTGGATAGTACTTAGTGCGGACTTCACTACCATCTGGACTTGTGATTTTCTCAATACGGTCCTTTATATCGAAATGATAGATAGTCAGTGGTTTATTTTCCCCTAGATAGAAGGGATCCGTTTCTAGATATAAGCGGCCTTGCAAATCATAATTAAATTCACGCCGAGCAATACGTGTTCCATCAAATGCCTTTTGATCCTGCTGCACTATTCTCCCCAGCAAGTCATAGTAGAGTTCAACTTTGGGAGAAATTGAAGAATCTTTGATTATTTTATAAGCTGCAAGAATATTACCAGCTACTGGACAAGTGCCAGCAAAGCATTCGGAATATGTCGTATTAAACACCACTCCATCGGTATTGGTCTTCTCGATTTCGCGCCCAAAGGCATCATATTGCACACTAGTAGTACGGATATTGCTATCAGTGATCTCAGATACCAAGCCAAAGCGGTGATCGTAAGTTAGTGAGACCTTCTGGTCGAGAGCATTGGTTAATGTCCCAGGGTAGCGGTTATCTACAAAATCAGTTGCAGACGTTGTTCTTGTTTCTACATGGGCTCCGCTAGTACTTTCACTGACCAAATTACCCGAGGTGTCATAATCAAAATCAGTGCTTAATTTTAGATCTGCATCATCGGGAAAGCTAACCCTAGTTGCGACCTTGTTCGTTGACAAATAAGGAAGAGAGACCACGGTATGAGTACGATCGGGAGCACCACTGGGGCCACCATCATACTCCCTAAGCTCCAGGCCGGATGCAAAGCCCACTAACCACTGACCATTTCCAACTCGGTTTTCAAAACTAGTGAAAATCTCGCGACTTCTCTCAATGCCACTCAAGGAAAAGTCAGAAATTTCGCCCCAGGTAACCGGTTTAGTTGGTAAGGTCGGGAGTTTATCGGTTTGCCCAAAGGAAGGGGTAATAATACCGCCCAAGCCATCTTGATCAGCGGCCCCAGATAGGGATTTCGCTGTTTTCTCTACTGAAGTTTGATTCTCAAGCAGCTCTCCGAGTGTACCAAAGCTTCTCTTTCCAAAGCTGTTTTGTAGTGAACGATAACCAAGAACCTGGTTCTTTTCGATCAGGGTTTCAACACTTTTCTCTAAGAAGGGGTAGTAACTCTTATCTAAGCCAGTGGATAGCTCCATCACGCTATAACGATGACGCTCATCCGCCAATTTCTGCGCATGAGAACCATAACTTCCCTGGAACTGCAGCTTTCTCGCCACCTTACCAAAATGCGGGAAATCTTGACGGAATTGGCGGTAAGTAACGATATCCGACGCTAAATCATGGATTTTTTGTGCGTAGAAGCCCAGGAATCCCCAGCCCTTGGTACTGACAACGCCAACACCTTGATAGGAATACTTGGTTTTATGCCAACCATTTTCCAAATCATCTGCCAAACCATTTGCCAGTCCATTGGATCTGTGCACTTCTCCGACTACTGTCCGATAGTCACCATTATCGGCCTCAAGATTTTTCGCATTTTCGGGAAGAACACCATCCCCAAAGGGCCTTTCCAAGAAAGTAGCGTTACCAGAGGCAGAGGCTTGGCCAGTTACCTCACGTACCGTAGTGTGATAGAACCTAGTAGCTTTGCCTAAACCATCGATAATTTGCCAGATACCGGTATCGAGATCCAGGTCACTAGAGCTATTAACCTCTTCCCAATTGAATATAAGGGGGTTAAGGCATTGATAGCCAGTACCATGCTTATCATAACCGCAGAGTTGAACTTGCTGCAGACGGCGGTAATGCTGGGAATACTTGCTAGCAGGTTCTGGCTCAGTAATTAAGCGGTACTCTCTTAATAATTTATTGTCTAGGTAAACATTAATATGGTGGAGTAGAACCAACTGCTCTTGCTCAATTTCTCCCGAGGCCAGTGGTTGCGGGGGGGCATCGCTGCGGGTGCCATAGGCAAACTCTATACGTGCATCGTTTCCATTACCGTAGGTGATTTCTAGTGGATAATTAATACCTTCAACGGTATCAAGATGGTATTGATACGTTATGCTATTCCCAAAGGCATCAGTAACCTTGTTGATGCTCCAAGCAAAGCTCGGGTTCTTCCCTGCGCGGATTCGACTGTTATTTGTGTTACCAAACTCATGAACTTCACCATTAGGTTTATGTACCAGGAACCAAGGCTGACCACCTGTCTCTTTTAGTTCAATAAGGCTAAAGTCATCTCTAAGCTTTCGGTACTTCGAACCAGAGGCCCAATATTCTCCGGAAACAAGGACCAATGGCTGACCGTTCAAACACAGCGAATCCGTATCATCCAACTTAATGCGGT
The DNA window shown above is from Microbulbifer variabilis and carries:
- a CDS encoding RHS repeat-associated core domain-containing protein, whose translation is MKNRPNTDRIKLDDTDSLCLNGQPLVLVSGEYWASGSKYRKLRDDFSLIELKETGGQPWFLVHKPNGEVHEFGNTNNSRIRAGKNPSFAWSINKVTDAFGNSITYQYHLDTVEGINYPLEITYGNGNDARIEFAYGTRSDAPPQPLASGEIEQEQLVLLHHINVYLDNKLLREYRLITEPEPASKYSQHYRRLQQVQLCGYDKHGTGYQCLNPLIFNWEEVNSSSDLDLDTGIWQIIDGLGKATRFYHTTVREVTGQASASGNATFLERPFGDGVLPENAKNLEADNGDYRTVVGEVHRSNGLANGLADDLENGWHKTKYSYQGVGVVSTKGWGFLGFYAQKIHDLASDIVTYRQFRQDFPHFGKVARKLQFQGSYGSHAQKLADERHRYSVMELSTGLDKSYYPFLEKSVETLIEKNQVLGYRSLQNSFGKRSFGTLGELLENQTSVEKTAKSLSGAADQDGLGGIITPSFGQTDKLPTLPTKPVTWGEISDFSLSGIERSREIFTSFENRVGNGQWLVGFASGLELREYDGGPSGAPDRTHTVVSLPYLSTNKVATRVSFPDDADLKLSTDFDYDTSGNLVSESTSGAHVETRTTSATDFVDNRYPGTLTNALDQKVSLTYDHRFGLVSEITDSNIRTTSVQYDAFGREIEKTNTDGVVFNTTYSECFAGTCPVAGNILAAYKIIKDSSISPKVELYYDLLGRIVQQDQKAFDGTRIARREFNYDLQGRLYLETDPFYLGENKPLTIYHFDIKDRIEKITSPDGSEVRTKYYPDTAQKLIRVEAEEDILDSNGNLVETQARHHYYNISGSQVKVVEAVGTNKQVTTEYDYYGSGLLKSVLVNNDLSTKASFFYDNAGNSTKTIDPAFGTVVTHYNGLGQIREQINNKGDSLSYLYDKLGRMREQVDALGVASWTYDAANAIGSIANRSYSQNGLTLFSEDYIYNSAGQLQDLKTSLQAGDLQRNYQHTYGYDNSGRLDKLVYPSGAEARYHYNNQGFLSEITDGISTLKTFKDRDASGKILEFTFGNSLTTKTNYDPNTGRITSINTAAGSIQNNIYKWRSNGTLESRLSISGANKKEERFSYDALNRLEGSETLLNGSHLRSLSTLYDSLGNILSKSATGNVSNQVTGYQYEQVNNAGPNAVTQVNINGVVNNLGYDQNGSLTRYDAAVGNDRWITWNARQLAEEITLGSAQDTATPTARDRFQYGPSGQRYYRESSWWDESQQKLMTEKAFIVGDYEDLLPANDPDYQQIEKVQIGGDILQVSATDHLGIKVQVFEFLHRDYLGSIEKVTDESGAVILDTAFDPFGARKKSDWSGGLSKADIVELIAAQGLSTKRGFTGHEHLDRTGLVHMNGRIYDPTLGRFLSPDPIVQFPSTSQNWNRYSYVLNNPLSFVDPSGFEIEHVQGWGYKYNGGDMGLAGALSGPVFTGGGAPLGRSEGGKSVSSSAQSNDSDDSDSKDEEDPEEVVKTASCEDYKREGMSCDAQKGAWKLTVGAHLSDSEDQIGHAFVSLENPDGEISTYGYWPNGGTQNKEFITGVDGVVFDDSEYLNKEYGLNASKTFEITEAQYGRAMNEISRIQNRPQTYSLTGRHCGSFATHIANIAGQNTGAGINSPRALYQRFGGEL